In Zingiber officinale cultivar Zhangliang chromosome 6A, Zo_v1.1, whole genome shotgun sequence, a single genomic region encodes these proteins:
- the LOC121995740 gene encoding protein NDL1-like isoform X1, translated as MGESSGSVSVDVERISFGGKEHHVLTSNGPISVAVYGDLEKPALLTYPDIALNHMSCFQGLFFCPEAASLLLHNFCIYHISPPGHELGAAPISSDEPVLSVDQLVDQVAEVVNFFGLGSVMCFGVTAGAYILTLFATKYRDRVMGLILVSPLCKAPSWSEWLYSKIVSNLLYFYGMCGLVKDYLLQRYFSKEVRGNSQLPDSDIVQACRSLLDEKQSANVWRFLRSVNGRYDLTEALKKLHCRTLIFVGEDSPFHSEAIHMASKLDKRFCALVEVQACGSVVTEEQPHAMLIPMEYFLMGYGLCRPSQLSYSPRSPLSPLCISPELLSPESMGVKLKPIKTRVSP; from the exons ATGGGAGAGTCGAGCGGCTCTGTCTCGGTCGATGTGGAGAGGATCTCGTTCGGAGGGAAG GAACATCATGTGTTGACAAGTAATGGCCCTATCTCAGTTGCTGTATATGGTGATCTGGAAAAGCCTGCACTTCTTACTTATCCAGATATTGCGTTAAACC ATATGTCATGCTTTCAAGGATTATTTTTTTGCCCAGAAGCTGCTTCTTTGTTGCTTCATAATTTTTGCATCTACCATATTAGTCCTCCTGGACATGAG TTAGGTGCTGCTCCAATTTCTTCAGATGAACCAGTGCTTTCTGTTGATCAGTTAGTCGATCAGGTGGCAGAAGTTGTTAATTTCTTTGG GCTAGGTTCTGTCATGTGCTTTGGGGTCACAGCTGGTGCTTATATTCTTACGCTTTTTGCT ACTAAATATAGGGACCGTGTTATGGGCCTCATACTCGTCTCACCTCTTTGCAAGGCTCCCTCGTGGTCAGAATGGTTATATAGTAAG ATAGTATCAAATTTACTGTATTTTTATGGAATGTGCGGCTTGGTCAAGGACTACTTACTCCAACGGTACTTCAGTAAG GAGGTAAGAGGAAACTCTCAACTCCCAGATTCTGACATTGTGCAAGCTTGTAGAAGT TTGCTGGATGAGAAGCAAAGTGCTAACGTATGGCGGTTTCTTCGGTCAGTTAATGG GAGATATGACTTGACGGAAGCTCTAAAGAAGCTACATTGTCGGACACTAATATTTGTCGGTGAGGATTCTCCATTTCACTCGGAGGCCATCCATATGGCATCAAAACTGGACAAGAGATTCTGTGCATTGGTTGAG GTTCAGGCATGCGGTTCGGTTGTAACAGAAGAGCAGCCCCATGCGATGTTGATACCGATGGAGTACTTCCTGATGGGGTATGGGTTGTGCAGGCCAAGCCAACTGAGCTACAGCCCTCGTAGTCCTCTCAGCCCGCTTTGTATCTCTCCAGAGCTACTCTCGCCAGAAAGCATGGGAGTAAAGCTAAAGCCCATCAAGACAAGAGTATCCCCTTGA
- the LOC121995740 gene encoding protein NDL1-like isoform X2: MSVLQLGAAPISSDEPVLSVDQLVDQVAEVVNFFGLGSVMCFGVTAGAYILTLFATKYRDRVMGLILVSPLCKAPSWSEWLYSKIVSNLLYFYGMCGLVKDYLLQRYFSKEVRGNSQLPDSDIVQACRSLLDEKQSANVWRFLRSVNGRYDLTEALKKLHCRTLIFVGEDSPFHSEAIHMASKLDKRFCALVEVQACGSVVTEEQPHAMLIPMEYFLMGYGLCRPSQLSYSPRSPLSPLCISPELLSPESMGVKLKPIKTRVSP; the protein is encoded by the exons ATGAG TGTCTTGCAGTTAGGTGCTGCTCCAATTTCTTCAGATGAACCAGTGCTTTCTGTTGATCAGTTAGTCGATCAGGTGGCAGAAGTTGTTAATTTCTTTGG GCTAGGTTCTGTCATGTGCTTTGGGGTCACAGCTGGTGCTTATATTCTTACGCTTTTTGCT ACTAAATATAGGGACCGTGTTATGGGCCTCATACTCGTCTCACCTCTTTGCAAGGCTCCCTCGTGGTCAGAATGGTTATATAGTAAG ATAGTATCAAATTTACTGTATTTTTATGGAATGTGCGGCTTGGTCAAGGACTACTTACTCCAACGGTACTTCAGTAAG GAGGTAAGAGGAAACTCTCAACTCCCAGATTCTGACATTGTGCAAGCTTGTAGAAGT TTGCTGGATGAGAAGCAAAGTGCTAACGTATGGCGGTTTCTTCGGTCAGTTAATGG GAGATATGACTTGACGGAAGCTCTAAAGAAGCTACATTGTCGGACACTAATATTTGTCGGTGAGGATTCTCCATTTCACTCGGAGGCCATCCATATGGCATCAAAACTGGACAAGAGATTCTGTGCATTGGTTGAG GTTCAGGCATGCGGTTCGGTTGTAACAGAAGAGCAGCCCCATGCGATGTTGATACCGATGGAGTACTTCCTGATGGGGTATGGGTTGTGCAGGCCAAGCCAACTGAGCTACAGCCCTCGTAGTCCTCTCAGCCCGCTTTGTATCTCTCCAGAGCTACTCTCGCCAGAAAGCATGGGAGTAAAGCTAAAGCCCATCAAGACAAGAGTATCCCCTTGA